In Calonectris borealis chromosome Z, bCalBor7.hap1.2, whole genome shotgun sequence, a single genomic region encodes these proteins:
- the RPL37 gene encoding large ribosomal subunit protein eL37: MTKGTSSFGKRRNKTHTLCRRCGSKAYHLQKSTCGKCGYPAKRKRKYNWSAKAKRRNTTGTGRMRHLKKVYRRFRNGFREGTTPKPKRAAVAASSSS; encoded by the exons ATG ACGAAGGGTACATCGTCATTTGGTAAGCGACGAAATAAGACACACACCTTGTGTCGTCGATGTGGGTCCAAGGCATACCACCTGCAGAAATCTACCTGTGGGAAATGTGGTTACCCTGCTAAGCGTAAGAGAAAGT ATAACTGGAGTGCAAAGGCTAAAAGACGCAACACCACTGGTACTGGTCGCATGAGGCACCTGAAAAAGGTCTACCGTCGATTCAG GAATGGATTCCGTGAGGGAACCACACCGAAGCCCAAGAGAGCAGCTGTTGCAGCCTCCAGTTCATCGTAA